One window of Solanum stenotomum isolate F172 unplaced genomic scaffold, ASM1918654v1 scaffold28337, whole genome shotgun sequence genomic DNA carries:
- the LOC125851647 gene encoding F-box/kelch-repeat protein At3g23880-like produces the protein MESEEDESTHQNSKRSKPINQSQFPSTSMQDSTFTTPNLPEELITEILKRVPVKSLLQFRCVSKSWLGIISSSDFVKTHLSLSANDKEYKHHRLMLSFVQPEYNLKDCSLGSLLYGSVTEAFDLDYPMKNPVKSVWIVGSVNGLICVAIEENDLFIWNPSIRKFKRLPDSRPTLRCGYYFMYGFGYDEVHDDYKVVGIFCIFGAGGSYDVEVKIYGLKSDSWRNVDDFQGGVLLNDSGKFVKGKLHWATTARLGEYNGWDIISIDLKDEKWGKIEQPCYEKGNFDFVLGVLEDNLSVLCNYNKTRADVWVMKDYGVKDSWEKMYTISCPNDPGKYMFSPPLCMSKKGEILLVFGSIFMIYNPSDDSIRYPEVTNFDACLEAEIYTESLISPILQNEPIPQQQ, from the coding sequence ATGGAATCTGAAGAAGATGAAAGCACCCATCAAAACTCAAAACGGAGCAAACCCATTAACCAGTCTCAATTTCCATCAACTTCGATGCAAGATTCAACCTTTACAACCCCCAATTTACCCGAAGAACTCATCACTGAAATCCTCAAAAGGGTTCCAGTGAAATCCCTTTTGCAGTTCAGGTGTGTTTCGAAGTCTTGGCTTGGTATAATCTCTAGCTCAGATTTTGTTAAAACCCATCTTAGTTTGTCTGCTAATGACAAGGAATACAAACACCATAGGCTTATGTTGAGTTTTGTTCAACCTGAATACAATCTTAAGGACTGTTCTCTTGGTTCTTTGTTATATGGGTCTGTTACTGAGGCGTTTGATTTGGATTACCCTATGAAAAATCCAGTTAAATCTGTTTGGATTGTGGGTTCTGTTAATGGGTTGATTTGTGTTGCTATTGAGGAAAATGATTTGTTTATATGGAACCCGTCGATTAGGAAGTTCAAGAGATTGCCGGATTCTAGGCCGACATTGAGGTGTGGTTACTATTTTATGTATGGTTTTGGATATGACGAGGTTCATGATGATTATAAGGTAGTgggtattttctgtatttttggtGCTGGTGGTTCGTATGATGTTGAGGTGAAGATATATGGTTTAAAGAGTGATTCTTGGAGAAACGTTGATGATTTTCAGGGTGGGGTGTTGTTGAATGATTCGGGTAAGTTTGTGAAGGGGAAGCTTCATTGGGCTACTACTGCTCGTCTTGGTGAGTATAATGGCTGGGATATAATTTCTATTGATTTGAAGGATGAGAAATGGGGAAAGATAGAGCAGCCCTGCTATGAAAAAGGGAATTTTGATTTTGTGTTGGGAGTGTTGGAAGATAATCTTTCTGTGCTTTGTAATTATAACAAAACTCGGGCAGACGTGTGGGTCATGAAGGATTACGGGGTTAAAGATTCTTGGGAAAAAATGTATACCATCAGTTGTCCTAATGACCCTGGGAAGTATATGTTCTCTCCACCCCTTTGCATGTCaaaaaaaggtgaaattttGCTCGTGTTTGGGTCAATTTTCATGATATACAATCCCAGTGATGATTCAATCAGATATCCGGAGGTGACCAACTTTGATGCCTGTCTTGAGGCGGAAATCTACACTGAAAGCCTAATATCTCCCATTTTACAAAATGAGCCAATTCCACAACAACAATGA
- the LOC125851643 gene encoding uncharacterized protein LOC125851643 codes for MLTIPILPAELVIKILLRLSTRVRPEIFLRLPVKSLLQYRSVSKYWLDLISSPRFIKSHLSLSTKTSYLTIPMKEPYESNRILSSVNGLICLTYRAVCEWETSLDSSYFWSYNTKEISRNIVSFDLTDEKWGKAEKPTFGEGDIASRLEVLGSNLSVFCYNKRRYVSVWVMKEYGVKESWKKMITINYFDTPYVHEQPYFMSNKGEVLVGFSRSFKIYNPKDNSFSPKIINYDQEAAEIYIESLVSPFPSEDRTSDATKIEAKKSSDKDNQVLPLEAEYSKGDPYR; via the exons ATGTTGACGATTCCTATTCTGCCAGCAGAACTCGTCATTAAAATCCTCTTAAGGCTTTCG ACTCGAGTTCGACCTGAAATCTTCTTAAGGCTTCCGGTGAAATCGCTCTTGCAATACAGGTCGGTTTCAAAATATTGGCTTGATTTAATATCTAGCCCTAGATTTATCAAGTCTCATCTCAGTTTATCGACTA AAACATCTTACTTGACTATTCCCATGAAGGAACCTTATGAATCTAATCGTATTTTGAGTTCTGTGAATGGATTGATTTGTCTAACTTATCGTGCTG TTTGTGAATGGGAAACTTCATTGGACTCCTCTTACTTCTGGTCATATAATACCAAGGAAATCAGTCGGAACATCGTTTCTTTTGATTTGACTGATGAGAAATGGGGAAAGGCAGAGAAGCCCACCTTCGGGGAAGGAGATATTGCTTCACGGCTAGAAGTGTTGGGTAGTAATCTTTCTGTCTTTTGTTATAACAAGCGAAGGTATGTATCTGTTTGGGTTATGAAAGAGTACGGGGTTAAAGAATCTTGGAAAAAGATGATTACCATCAATTATTTTGATACGCCATATGTGCATGAACAACCCTATTTCATGTCAAATAAAGGTGAAGTTTTGGTTGGGTTTTCACGAAGTTTCAAGATCTACAATCCAAAAGATAACTCGTTCAGTCCAAAAATTATTAACTATGATCAAGAAGCTGCAGAAATCTACATTGAAAGCCTAGTTTCTCCGTTTCCATCGGAGGACCGGACTAGTGATGCAACAAAAATAGAGGCGAAGAAAAGCTCTGATAAAGACAATCAA GTGCTTCCTCTGGAGGCTGAGTATTCCAAAGGCGATCCATATCGCTGA
- the LOC125851642 gene encoding F-box/kelch-repeat protein At3g23880-like, with product MEFEASNLHQKRRKHTTRTPLPSSSVQDSNFESGVLPGELITEILLRLQVKHLLKFKCVSKFWLGLICSPEFVKIHLRRSANDKTCHRLMLTFDSPKKNLKDCFVNSLFYDYVTKTIDVDYLPKIFYESIKFVGSVNGLICVVIEEKDVFLWNPSIRKLKKLPSSGTDSFYMYGFGYDELHDDHKVMVTTRIVDDDNSGYNVGKIYSLNSNSWKHLDDIRSAIQIYKSGMLVNWKLHWAITNKLSINYYDWVILVVDLVDGRWKEIENPRYGEGPFYSIPYLGVLENELSMICQYTMNQVDVWVMNEYGVKESWTKC from the coding sequence ATGGAATTTGAAGCCTCCAATCTACAccaaaagaggagaaaacaCACCACCCGTACTCCACTTCCATCTTCTTCAGTTcaagattcaaattttgaatctgGTGTTCTGCCAGGAGAGCTCATCACTGAAATTCTCTTAAGGCTTCAGGTGAAACACCTCTTAAAATTCAAGTGTGTTTCAAAATTCTGGCTTGGTTTAATTTGTAGCCCTGAATTTGTCAAGATCCATCTCCGTAGATCTGCTAATGACAAGACCTGCCATAGGCTTATGTTGACGTTTGATTCacctaaaaaaaatcttaaggaCTGTTTcgttaattctttattttatgaCTATGTTACTAAGACAATTGACGTTGATTATCTTCCAAAAATATTCTATGAATCTATTAAGTTTGTGGGTTCTGTCAATGGGTTGATTTGTGTTGTCATTGAGGAAAAAGATGTGTTTCTCTGGAATCCGTCAATTAGGAAACTCAAGAAATTGCCTAGTTCTGGAACCGATTCATTTTACATGTATGGTTTTGGATACGATGAGCTTCATGATGATCATAAGGTAATGGTAACCACCAGAATTGTGGATGATGACAATTCAGGCTATAATGTGGGCAAAATATATAGTCTAAATAGTAATTCTTGGAAACATTTGGATGATATACGAAGTGCGattcaaatttataaatcaGGTATGCTTGTGAATTGGAAGCTTCATTGGGCTATTACTAATAAGctttctattaattattatgattggGTCATCCTTGTTGTTGACTTGGTTGATGGGAGATGGAAGGAAATAGAGAACCCACGCTACGGAGAAGGACCGTTTTATTCTATTCCGTACCTCGGTGTATTAGAAAATGAACTTTCTATGATTTGTCAATATACCATGAATCAGGTAGATGTATGGGTTATGAATGAGTACGGAGTTAAGGAATCTTGGACAAAATGTTGA
- the LOC125851644 gene encoding F-box/kelch-repeat protein At3g23880-like: MSNSWTSVDNSCPPSGLSSNICGKFVNGKFHWATTPFGFEYNPMNCDQNIISFDLADEKWGKVENPSYGEGDMVPRLQMLGSNLSIFCYNKEKYVSIWVMKEYGVKESWTKMFVINCVDNPYVCNLPYFMSNKGEILVAFARRFKIYNSKDVSFSPKVINFDHILENVEIYVENVEIYVESLVSPFPSEEGRTSDATKIQAKKAQIKTIK, translated from the coding sequence ATGAGTAATTCTTGGACAAGTGTTGATAATAGTTGTCCTCCAAGTGGGTTATCTTCCAATATTTGTGGTAAGTTTGTGAACGGGAAATTTCATTGGGCTACTACTCCTTTTGGTTTTGAATATAACCCCATGAATTGCGATCAGAAcatcatttcttttgatttggcTGATGAGAAATGGGGAAAGGTAGAGAATCCCTCCTACGGGGAAGGAGATATGGTTCCACGGCTACAAATGTTGGGTAGTAATCTTTCTATCTTTTGTTATAACAAGGAAAAGTATGTATCTATTTGGGTTATGAAAGAATACGGGGTTAAAGAATCTTGGACAAAGATGTTTGTCATCAATTGTGTTGATAATCCATATGTGTGTAATCTACCCTATTTCATGTCAAATAAAGGTGAAATTTTGGTTGCGTTTGCACGAAGATTCAAGATATACAATTCAAAGGATGTCTCGTTCAGTCCAAAAGTTATTAACTTTGATCATATCCTAGAGAATGTGGAAATCTATGTTGAGAATGTGGAAATCTATGTTGAAAGCCTAGTTTCTCCTTTTCCATCGGAGGAGGGCCGGACTAGTGATGCAACAAAAATACAGGCGAAAAAAGCTCAGATCAAGACGATCAAATAA